A genomic region of Runella rosea contains the following coding sequences:
- a CDS encoding antibiotic biosynthesis monooxygenase family protein yields the protein MILELATIDIKPGTNAEFEQNLEKAQAVISQSKGYVGHDFKKCIEQQNRYVLLIRWESLEAHTIGFRESELFKEWRGLIGPFFENPPVVLHYEDLDFNSTLR from the coding sequence TTGATATCAAACCGGGCACGAATGCGGAGTTTGAGCAGAATTTAGAAAAAGCCCAAGCCGTGATTAGTCAATCAAAAGGCTATGTGGGGCATGATTTTAAGAAGTGTATCGAACAGCAAAACCGCTACGTATTGCTTATTCGTTGGGAGAGTCTCGAAGCGCATACCATCGGTTTTCGCGAATCGGAATTATTCAAAGAATGGCGCGGATTGATTGGGCCGTTTTTTGAAAACCCGCCCGTGGTGCTGCATTATGAAGACTTGGATTTTAATTCAACATTAAGATAA
- a CDS encoding Uma2 family endonuclease produces MTTQAREFTPPLKLSRPVRRYTLEQYLRKEAISIHKHEFIDGQIIKMPYAKGPHNIISVNMIAQMVNRGENLERNHIVFSSAQLVYLQSLDACVYADALAVCEKPLYWDDNQLLLINPILVVEVLSKSTSRYDRTRKFDKYKTLDSFREYVLIRQDECYAEVWFRESPGRWQETIITEMTGHLPLQSVGISVSMESIYLNVELKSKSS; encoded by the coding sequence ATGACTACCCAAGCACGAGAATTTACGCCGCCTCTCAAGCTAAGCCGTCCTGTGCGCAGATACACTTTAGAGCAGTATTTACGGAAAGAGGCGATATCCATTCATAAGCACGAATTCATTGACGGTCAAATCATTAAAATGCCCTACGCCAAAGGCCCTCACAATATCATTTCGGTCAATATGATAGCTCAGATGGTTAATCGTGGCGAAAATCTTGAAAGAAACCATATCGTATTTTCTTCGGCACAATTAGTTTATTTACAAAGTCTTGATGCATGTGTTTATGCCGATGCGTTAGCCGTTTGTGAAAAACCTTTGTACTGGGACGACAATCAACTGTTACTGATCAATCCGATTTTAGTAGTCGAAGTACTTTCTAAAAGTACATCCCGCTACGACCGCACCAGAAAGTTTGACAAATACAAAACACTTGATTCATTCCGTGAATATGTACTCATTCGTCAGGATGAATGCTACGCCGAGGTTTGGTTTCGTGAGAGTCCCGGACGTTGGCAGGAAACCATTATTACCGAAATGACCGGTCACTTACCTTTACAATCCGTTGGCATTTCTGTTTCCATGGAATCTATTTATCTTAATGTTGAATTAAAATCCAAGTCTTCATAA